The following are encoded in a window of Borrelia sp. A-FGy1 genomic DNA:
- a CDS encoding ParA family protein: MDRKKSKIVTVASIKGGVGKSTTALLFSNILSSKKYKILLIDLDPQASSTSFYIKLIKSKSIDIKKVNIYKVLKKELDIENAIINISENIDFIASHLTLSQFNEESISLKESLLKIFLSYIQVKYNFIIMDTAPTLGSLLNNSLIITDYLIIPLPTDQWAIESLDLMTNRLKDIFRNDLSTFYLITNLIERQNIDKELKEFIENEYKENFLGSVPKRDNLRKAIFYRDNFNPNEDYYKAYEEILEKFLDKINK; the protein is encoded by the coding sequence ATGGATAGAAAAAAATCAAAAATAGTAACTGTAGCTTCAATTAAAGGAGGTGTTGGTAAAAGTACAACAGCTTTATTATTTAGTAATATTCTTTCAAGTAAAAAGTATAAAATATTACTAATTGATTTGGATCCACAAGCAAGTAGTACAAGTTTTTATATTAAACTTATAAAAAGCAAAAGCATAGACATAAAAAAAGTAAACATATACAAAGTTTTAAAAAAAGAACTAGATATTGAAAATGCAATTATAAATATAAGTGAAAACATTGATTTTATAGCAAGTCATTTAACATTAAGCCAATTTAACGAAGAAAGCATATCTTTAAAAGAAAGCCTACTCAAAATATTTTTAAGCTATATACAGGTTAAATATAACTTTATCATTATGGATACAGCACCTACCCTAGGAAGTTTGCTTAATAATAGTTTGATAATTACTGATTATCTTATTATACCCCTACCAACAGACCAATGGGCAATTGAAAGCTTAGATTTAATGACTAATAGGTTGAAAGATATATTTAGAAATGATTTATCAACATTTTATTTAATAACGAATTTAATAGAAAGACAGAATATAGATAAAGAATTAAAGGAGTTTATTGAAAATGAATATAAGGAAAATTTTTTAGGAAGTGTGCCTAAGAGAGATAATCTAAGGAAAGCTATTTTTTATAGAGATAATTTTAATCCAAATGAAGATTATTATAAGGCTTATGAAGAAATATTGGAAAAATTTTTGGACAAGATAAACAAGTAG
- a CDS encoding DUF226 domain-containing protein, whose translation MKKEKTIRELKEKLMTRKAELEKKNKKFFKKIEEKELKRMYHTKIYSMINNFKARPNKGKFWLCFRNVFDPSQYESLHLFHVKEGDRFMGIYYGFTKLPKPFIINYNENGEKKTNRIKKGFYIEFRFKKGSVFCYLRSLYTLLRIKNKGKNFYSSLLSRTLNLEKEVYQFYGKKYNKDKGILKWIEKNQK comes from the coding sequence ATGAAAAAAGAGAAAACAATACGTGAACTAAAAGAAAAATTAATGACAAGAAAGGCGGAATTAGAAAAAAAGAATAAAAAATTTTTTAAAAAAATAGAAGAAAAAGAACTCAAGAGAATGTATCATACAAAGATTTACAGCATGATAAACAATTTTAAAGCAAGACCAAATAAGGGGAAATTTTGGCTATGTTTTAGGAATGTATTTGATCCTAGCCAATATGAAAGCTTACATTTATTTCATGTGAAAGAAGGAGATAGATTTATGGGAATCTATTATGGATTTACAAAGTTACCAAAACCATTTATCATAAACTATAACGAAAATGGAGAAAAAAAAACTAATAGAATAAAAAAAGGATTTTATATTGAATTCAGATTTAAAAAAGGAAGTGTTTTTTGCTACTTAAGGAGTTTATATACATTATTAAGGATAAAAAATAAGGGAAAAAATTTTTACAGTTCCTTGTTAAGCAGAACTTTAAATTTGGAAAAAGAAGTTTATCAGTTCTATGGAAAAAAATATAATAAAGACAAGGGAATATTAAAATGGATAGAAAAAAATCAAAAATAG